From Nicotiana tomentosiformis unplaced genomic scaffold, ASM39032v3 Un00008, whole genome shotgun sequence, a single genomic window includes:
- the LOC138903822 gene encoding uncharacterized protein has translation MKKLNLEWVDVANLRVSQLNAVDEFRFQAYESASLYKQRMKYLNDKKIMKREFHLGDLVVLYNSRFKLFPGKLKSKWSGPFKVVHAYPFGVVDLESGDGKRIFKVNGQRIRHYLGSINTRRVVSEVELGEPPITF, from the coding sequence ATGAAAAAGCTCAACTTGGAATGGGTCGATGTGGCAAACTTAAGAGTCTCTCAACTTAATGCAGTGGATGAATTTCGGTTCCAAGCATATGAGAGTGCTTCATTATACAAGCAAAGAATGAAGTATCTCAATGACAAGAAGATCATGAAGAGGGAATTTCACCTGGGGGACTTGGTTGTTCTTTACAATTCTAGATTTAAGTTGTTTCCGGGTAAGTTAAAATCAAAATGGTCTGGGCCATTCAAGGTTGTGCATGCTTACCCATTTGGTGTCGTGGATTTGGAGTCTGGTGATGGTAAAAGGATCTTTAAAGTGAATGGACAACGGATTCGACATTATTTAGGTTCTATTAATACAAGAAGAGTGGTCTCGGAAGTTGAGTTGGGGGAACCCCCAATAACATTTTGA
- the LOC104112520 gene encoding uncharacterized protein, whose product MDKNLPEFYHELVRRNWMILTKSWARNETFLHEFFAQVSALSKEEQHLLSGVTIRDMWVPLNAHEFNELIGLKAQDNSRLASTLRNREANRTWAVNIVKMKNSNPTWTHKGKIYKTGFNATIVASNIFEANKLMSSMNYAEASEPRTSLIAAIMPKWPVDVGEIVMMELREKFSMSTSAMPFPGFLTSLFRKYNVPASPSDRILPCATPTKIFQHITSDQLSKMQKSDLAISSSIPLPIAPLPNVRNASITSSAASDATTSVAVIPSGTSPPTTFEAPSSSISIPGVLSDNVKQLLASMGSMIVDTNERLRAMTHPVDASFKQELRSVKPPKHTLIMAPIKSIHMGFAKFSGAKASK is encoded by the coding sequence ATGGACAAGAATCTGCCGGAGTTTTACCATGAGTTAGTTAGGAGAAACTGGATGATCCTTACTAAATCATGGGCCAGAAATGAGACGTTTTTGCATGAATTCTTCGCTCAAGTTAGTGCATTAAGCAAAGAGGAACAACACTTATTATCTGGGGTAACAATTAGAGATATGTGGGTACCATTGAATGCACATGAATTCAATGAATTGATTGGATTGAAAGCACAAGATAACAGTCGATTGGCAAGTACATTACGTAACAGAGAGGCTAATAGGACTTGGGCGGTAAACATTGTGAAGATGAAAAATTCAAATCCAACATGGACACATAAAGGTAAAATATACAAAACTGGGTTTAATGCTACAATTGTGGCTTCGAATATCTTTGAGGCCAACAAATTAATGTCATCAATGAACTATGCTGAGGCTTCTGAACCGCGAACTAGTCTAATTGCGGCTATCATGCCCAAATGGCCGGTGGATGTGGGTGAAATAGTAATGATGGAGCTGAGGGAGAAATTCTCAATGAGCACAAGCGCCATGCCATTTCCTGGATTCCTAACTAGTCTCTTCAGGAAGTACAATGTACCAGCTTCTCCGTCTGATCGCATTTTGCCATGCGCCACTCCAACAAAAATCTTCCAACACATAACTTCTGATCAATTGTCCAAGATGCAGAAAAGTGATCTGGCCATATCATCATCCATACCATTACCTATTGCTCCTTTGCCTAATGTTCGTAATGCCTCCATTACATCTTCTGCTGCCTCTGATGCCACTACTAGTGTAGCTGTGATTCCTTCCGGTACATCGCCTCCAACCACTTTTGAGGCACCTTCTTCATCCATTagtatacctggagtgctaagtGACAATGTGAAACAATTGTTAGCATCTATGGGATCAATGATTGTTGATACAAATGAGAGGTTGCGAGCCATGACTCATCCAGTTGATGCCTCTTTTAAACAAGAGTTACGAAGTGTCAAACCTCCCAAGCACACACTAATTATGGCACCCATAAAGAGCATACATATGGGTTTTGCAAAGTTTTCCGGGGCAAAAGCCTCAAAATAA
- the LOC138903824 gene encoding uncharacterized protein, with translation MQGVVDKLVDYSQAAFVPGRVITDNIILSHELVKGYNRKSISPRCMLQIDMQKAHDSVEWAFIEQLLSRLQFSTKFIKWVTVFILPKKIYKQIVQLAGSSFGLEKQKALTKLSFLGILYANQSQQVVKISVI, from the exons ATGCAGGGGGTTGTGGACAAGCTAGTAGATTATAGTCAAGCTGCTTTCGTGCCGGGAAGAGTTATAACGGACAATATCATACTAAGTCATGAGCTGGTAAAAGGGTACAACAGGAAAAGCATTTCTCCTAGATGCATGCTCCAAATTGATATGCAAAAAGCACATGACTCTGTTGAATGGGCATTTATTGAACAACTTTTATCTCGGTTGCAGTTTtctaccaaatttatcaaatggGTCACG GTATTTATTCTCCCCAAGAAAATCTACAAGCAGATTGTGCAACTTGCCGGAAGTTCCTTTGGACTGGAGAAACAGAAGGCTCTAACAAAGCTCTCATTTCTTGGGATACTTTATGCCAACCAAAGTCAGCAGGTGGTGAAAATTTCAGTGATATAG